The proteins below come from a single Juglans regia cultivar Chandler chromosome 12, Walnut 2.0, whole genome shotgun sequence genomic window:
- the LOC109004927 gene encoding glycine-rich protein 23-like, which translates to MSFRERQEKQSGREMQKYWCVIFVLFSVVVHANAREIPSNGGYDDQTLLVHASAPEAAESPSVTGVGDKKNFIYGGVGGFAGMGGFAGVGPGVLPILGGGVGGAAGIGGAGGLAGLGGAGGLGGPGGLGGGVAGAGGQGGAAGGTGLGGGHGGVLPLP; encoded by the coding sequence ATGTCCTTTCGAGAGAGACAAGAGAAACAGAGCGGGAGAGAGATGCAGAAGTACTGGTGCgtgatttttgttcttttttcagTGGTTGTCCATGCAAACGCACGGGAAATTCCTAGTAATGGTGGTTATGACGACCAAACACTACTTGTGCATGCTAGTGCACCAGAGGCGGCAGAGTCACCTAGCGTCACTGGCGTTGGCGACAAGAAGAATTTTATATACGGAGGTGTTGGTGGCTTTGCGGGGATGGGTGGTTTTGCGGGAGTTGGGCCGGGTGTGCTGCCAATCCTTGGTGGCGGCGTTGGGGGTGCAGCTGGTATCGGTGGTGCCGGCGGTCTCGCAGGTCTCGGAGGTGCTGGCGGTCTAGGTGGTCCTGGTGGCTTAGGTGGCGGAGTTGCCGGTGCCGGTGGCCAGGGTGGTGCTGCTGGCGGTACTGGACTTGGCGGTGGCCATGGTGGAGTTCTCCCACTTCCTTGA